CGCGTGTTCGACCACTCGGCCGTCATTGCCGACGCCAAGGAGCGGGGCGCGCTTGTCACCGTCGCCGCGGACCTGCTGTCCCTGACCCTGATCACCTCCCCGGGCGAACAGGGCGCGGACATCGCCGTCGGCTCCGCGCAGCGCTTCGGCGTGCCGCTGTTCTTCGGCGGCCCGCACGCTGCGTACATGGCCGTCCAGAAGGGCCTGGAGCGCTCCATGCCCGGCCGCCTCGTGGGCGTCTCCAAGGACAACGCCGGCGTACCCGCCTACCGCCTGGCCCTGCAGACCCGCGAGCAGCACATCCGCCGCGAGAAGGCCACCTCCAACATCTGCACCGCCCAGGCATTGCTGGCCATCGTGGCCTCCTTCTACGCCGTCTACCACGGCCCCGACGGGCTGAAGGCGATCGCCGAAACGGTCCACGGCCACGCCCGGACCATCGCCGCCTCGCTGAAGGCCGCCGGACTCGACGTCCAGCACACCTCCTTCTTCGACACCGTCACGGTGTCCGTGCCGGGCAAGGCCGCGGAAATCATCGCCGCCGCCGACGCCAGGGGCATCAACCTGCGCGCCATCGACGCCGACTCGGTCGGCATCTCCGCCGATGAAGCGACGACGGCGGCGATCGTTGCCGACGTCGTCGCCGCCTTCGGCGCCAGCGTCGCAAATAGTGCCGCAGGCACGGGCACTGCGTTCGCCCTGGACGCGGCTGTCGAGCGCACCTCCGATTACCTCCAGCACCCGGTCTTCCACACGCACCGCTCCGAGACCCAGCTGCTGCGCTACATCCGCCGCCTCTCGGACCGCGACCTCGCCCTGGACCGCACCATGATCCCGCTGGGTTCCTGCACCATGAAGCTGAACGCCACGGCCGAAATGGAAGCCATCTCCTGGCCGGAGTTCGCCTCCATCCACCCCTTCGCGCCCGAATCCCAGACCGCCGGCTGGCGCGAACTGATCGAGGACCTCGAAGCCCAGCTGACCGAGATCACCGGCTACGACCAGGTGTCCATCCAGCCCAACGCCGGCTCCCAGGGCGAGCTCGCGGGCCTGCTCGCCATCCGCGGTTACCACCTCTCCCGCGGCGACGCCCAGCGCAACATCTGCCTCATCCCGGCCTCCGCGCACGGCACCAACGCCGCCTCCGCAGTGCTGGCCGGCATGAAGGTCGTCGTCGTGGCCACCGCCTCCGACGGCACGATCGACCACGCGGACCTCACTGCCAAGATCGAGCAGCACAAGGACGCGCTCTCCGCGATCATGATCACCTACCCCTCGACGCACGGCGTGTACGACGCCGACGTCCGCGAAGTCTGCGACGCCATCCACGCCGCCGGCGGGCAGGTCTACATCGACGGCGCCAACCTCAACGCCCTCGTCGGGCTCGCCCAGCCGGGCCAATTCGGCGGCGACGTCTCGCACCTGAACCTGCACAAGACCTTCTGCATCCCGCACGGCGGCGGCGGACCCGGCGTCGGCCCGGTCGCGGCCAAGGCACACCTGGCCCCGTTCATGCCGGGCAACGCGGCCGATCCCGCCAACGGCGCCGAGGGCACCCCGATCTCCGCGTCCCGCTACGGCTCGGCCGGCGTGCTGCCGATCTCTTGGGCGTACGTGAAGCTCATGGGCGGCCAGGGCCTGACCGAGGCCACCAAGTCGGCGCTGCTGGCGGCGAACTACATCGCGGCCCGGCTCAACGACTCCTTCCCGGTGCTCTACACCGGCGAGGGCGGCCTCGTGGCCCACGAGTGCATCCTGGACCTGCGCGAGCTCACGGCCAAGACCGGCGTGACCGCCGAGGACGTCGCCAAGCGCCTGATCGACTACGGCTTCCACGCCCCCACTCTCGCGTTCCCCGTGGCAGGCACCCTGATGGTCGAACCCACCGAGTCCGAGGATCTCGGCGAGATCGACCGTTTCATCACGGCCATGATCGCTATCCGCGCCGAGATCGACCAGGTGGCCCACGGTGACTTCAGCGTGGAGCACAGCCCGCTGCGCAACGCCCCGCACACCGCTGCCGCCGTGATCAGCACCGACTGGGAGCGCAGCTACCCGCGCGAACAGGCGGCCTTCCCGGTCCACACGCTCAAGCAGGACAAGTACTTCCCGCCGGTCGGCCGGATCGACGGCGCGGCCGGTGACCGCAACCTGATCTGCTCGTGCCCGCCGCTGTCCGAATTCGAAAACTAAGGATTGTTGATGACTGAGAACTACACGGCCCTGTACGAAGAGCACAAGAAACTCGGCGCCTCCTTCACGGACTTTGGTGGCTGGCAGATGCCGCTCAAGTACAGCTCCGAACTCGCCGAACACCACGCCGTCCGCAACTCCGCGGGCCTGTTCGACCTCTCCCATATGGGCGAAGTCTGGGTCACCGGCCCGGACGCTGCCGCCTTCCTGGACTACGCCCTCGTGGGCAAGATCTCCGCCATGGCGGTCGGCAAGGCCAAGTACTCGCTGATCTGCAACGAAGACGGCGGCATCATCGACGACCTCATCACCTACCGGCGCGGTGACGAGAAGTTCCTGGTGGTTCCCAACGCGGGCAACGCCAAGGTCGTGGCCGAGGCCCTGGCGGAGCGCGCCGGTTCTGCCCAAGAAGGCGGATTTGACGTCACCGTCGAGGATGCCTCCGCGGCAACCTCGCTGATTGCCGTCCAGGGTCCCAAGGCGGAGGCCATCCTGCTCCGTCTGGTCCCCGCGGCGCAGCACGAGCTTGTCACCGGGCTGAAGTACTACGCCGCTGTCGACGTCCCGTTCATGTTCGGCGGCGGCAGCCAGGAACTCCTGCTGGCCCGCACCGGCTACACCGGTGAGGACGGCTTCGAAATCTTCGTCGCCAACGACGACGCCGCCGCCCTCTGGCAGGCGCTCATCGCCATCGCCGAGGAGGGCGAACTGACCCCGGCCGGCCTCGCTTCCCGCGACTCGCTCCGGCTTGAGGCCGGCATGCCGCTCTACGGCAACGAACTCTCCCTCGAAGGCGACCCGTTCGCCGCCGGGCTCGGCCCCGTCGTCGCGCTCTCCAAGGAGGGCGACTTCGTCGGCAAGGCAGCCCTGGCCGCCAAGAAGGAAGCCGGCGCCGGATCCACCACGGGCCGCAAGCTCGTCGGACTCAAAGGCCTCGGACGCCGGGCCGGCCGCGGCCACTACCCGGTCCTGAAGGACGGCACCACGGTCGGCGAAGTCACCTCCGGCCAGCCCAGCCCGACCCTCGGCTACCCGGTCGCGATGGCCTACGTCGACGTCGAGTTCACCGAACCCGGCACCGCCCTGGAAATCGACCTGCGCGGCAAGAGCGAGCCTTTCGAAGTTGTCGCACTGCCTTTCTACAAGCGCCAAAAGTAGCCGGCTGTCCCGGGGCCGTGGCTGGCTCCGGGACCGGCCGTCTGTTCCCGGCTCCGGGACCGGCAGGCCCCGGTTTTCACGCGTGCTCGCTCGTCCCTCGCTTAGACGCACGCTTTCGAAAACCGCGGCCGGCCGGCCCCTCGTGGACATCTCACCTTTGAGGACAAGCCGCCACACCAAGACCAACAGGAGCCAGCGCCTTCGAAAGCCAAAGGTGCTGGGGAACGTACCGCCTCCCGCGGCTCGGCCCTAGAAGAATTCGAACGGCCATGTTTCTTTCCGGGGAACTGTTGGCCCCGAAAACTGAACTGAATAGCGGCGGGTGAGGGGATTCCGGAAGCGTGCGTCTAAGCGAGGAACGAGCGAGCACGCGGAGGAATCGCCTCACCCGCCACCCAACCCAGCCACAATTAACGTGACCCACGACTTTTTCAAACGTAAAGGAAAAACACATGGCAAAAGTTGCCCCTGAACTGCAGTACTCCGACGAGCACGAGTGGGTTGCGCGGGACTCCGGCAACGCCGGATCAAACATTGTGTCCATCGGCATCTCCGCGGTCGCCACAGATGCCCTCGGCGACATCGTCTACGTTGACCTGCCCGAGGTCGGCTCCGCGGTGACCGCGGGGGAGACCTGCGGCGAGGTCGAGTCGACCAAGTCGGTCTCGGACCTGTACGCCCCGGTCACGGGCGAGGTCACCGAAGTCAACGCCGCCGTCGTCGACGACCCCGCACTGATCAACAGCGACCCCTACGGCGCCGGCTGGCTCTTCAAGGTGGCCGCCGAGTCCGACGGCCCGCTGCTCTCCGCACAGGACTACGCCTCCAAGAACGGCGGCGAACTGTGAGCGGGGCAGCGACGGGGACCGAAACGGTGTTCGAGCAGGTCGTGTCCCCGTCCCTGGACGCGGAGCTATCCGCCCTGGATCCGGAGATCGCCGCAAAGATCGACGCCGAGCTGGGCCGCCAGCGCGACGGCCTGGAAATGATCGCCTCGGAAAACCACACCGCCAAGGCCGTCATGCAGGCGCAGGGTTCGGTGCTGACCAACAAGTATGCCGAGGGCTACCCGGGCAAGCGCTACTACGGCGGTTGTGAGCACGTGGACGTCATTGAACAGCTCGCGATCGACCGGGTCAAGGCCCTCTTCGGCGCCGAGTACGCCAACGTCCAGCCGCACTCCGGTGCCCAGGCCAACGCCTCCGTGATGCACGCCCTGATCCGTCCGGGCGACACCATCATGGGCCTGAACCTGGCGCACGGCGGCCACCTCACGCACGGCATGAAGATCAACTTCTCCGGCCGTCTGTACAACGTGATCCCGTACCAGGTCCGGGAGGATGACCACCGGATCGATATGGCCGAGGTGGAGCGCCTGGCCCAGGAGCACAAGCCGGCCCTGATCGTCGCCGGCTGGTCCGCCTACGCGCGCCAGCTCGATTTCGCGGAGTTCCGTCGGATCGCCGATTCGGTGGGCGCCTACCTGATGGTGGACATGGCCCACTTCGCCGGGCTCGTCGCGGCCGGACTGCACCCGTCGCCGGTGCCGCACGCCCACGTCACCACCTCCACCACGCACAAGACCCTCGCCGGTCCGCGCGGCGGCATCATCCTCTCGAACGACGCCGACATCGCCAAGAAGATCAACTCGGCTGTGTTCCCGGGCCAGCAGGGCGGCCCGCTCGAGCACGTCATCGCGGGCAAGGCCGTGGCCTTCAAGATTGCCGCGTCACCGGAGTTCAAGGAACGCCAGGAACGTGTGCTGGCCGGTGCCCGGATCCTCGCCGAGCGCCTGGTCCAGCCGGACGTCACCGCGAAGGGGATCAACGTGATCTCCGGCGGCACCGACGTGCACCTGGTCCTGGTGGACCTGCGCAACTGCGAGCTCAACGGGCAGGAAGCCGAGGACCGCCTCGCGGAAATCGACATCACCGTGAACCGCAACGCCGTCCCGTTCGACCCGCGCCCGCCGATGGTCACCTCGGGCCTGCGGATCGGCACCCCGGCGCTGGCCACCCGCGGCTTCGGCGAGACCGCCTTCACCGAGGTGGCGGATATCATCGCTGAGGCGCTGATCGCCGACGCCGGCGCGGACCTGTCCGGTCTGCGCTCACGGGTCGAGGCCCTCGCCGCCGCCCATCCGCTCTACCCCTCGGTTGATAACCTCGCCTAGGCGACGTATGACTGAAGAGGACACGACGCCGGGCGGGCCGCGGCCACCAGCCGCCGCCCGGCGTCGTGCATCCGGCGGGACGGCCGCTTACCGGCGGCCACACCGCCTTCCGGCAAAAACCCCCTGCCGGGCCACAGCAAGACCTAGTTAGGAACCGACAATGGCTGTTGGAGTCTTTGATCTCTTTTCCATCGGATTAGGGCCATCAAGCTCGCACACCGTCGGCCCCATGCGGGCCGCCGCCGTCTTCGCCGAGGAACTCAAGGCCTCGGGCGATCTGGACCGCGTGGCGTCGCTGCGCGTGGACCTCTACGGGTCCCTCGCCGCCACCGGCCACGGGCACGGGACCATGACGGCCATCCTGCTCGGCCTCGAGGGCTACCACCCTGAACTGATCCTCCCCGCGGAGGTGGAGGAGCGGCTGGCCGCCATCGCCGACAGCGGGAAACTGCAGCTGGCCGGCGCCGTCACCCTGCCCTACGGCGTCAAGGACATGGTGCTGCGGCCGCTCACCATCCTGCCTCGGCACACGAACGGCATGACGTTCACCGTTGCCGACGCCGACGGCGACACCCTGCACAGCGCCACCTTCTTCTCCGTCGGCGGCGGCTTCATCGTCCGCGAGGGCGAGGAAGACGCCGCGCTGAAGGAACTCGACGAATCCAAGAAAGAGTTACCGCTGCCGTTCCGCACCGCCGCGGAACTGCTGGGCCGCTGCCAGTCCAAGGGGCTTTCGATCGGCGAGATCATGTTCGTCAACGAACGGGCGTCCCGCACCGAGGAGGAGATCCGCGAAGGCCTCCTGCACATCTACTCGGTGATGGCCGAGTGCGTGGCCACCTCCCTGAAGCGCGAGGGGCTGCTGCCCGGCGGGCTCAAGGTCCGCCGTCGTGCACCCGACTGGCACGAACGCCTGCTCAAGGAAAACGCCGACCAGGACCCCGACTACCGCGACCCGAAGTACTGGCAGGAGTGGGTCAACCTGATTGCGCTCGCCGTCAACGAGGAGAACGCCTCCGGCGGGCGTGTCGTCACCGCCCCCACCAACGGCGCGGCCGGCATCATCCCCGCGGTGCTCTACTACGCCCTGCACTTCGCCCCCGGGATGGACAAGGCCACCCAGGCCGACCGCGACGACGTCGTGGTCAAGTTCCTGCTGACCGCCGGTGCGATCGGGGTGCTGTACAAGGAACAGGCCTCGATCTCCGGCGCCGAGGTTGGCTGCCAGGGTGAGGTGGGCTCGGCGTCGTCGATGGCTGCCGCCGGGCTGGCCGAAGTCATGGGCGGCACGCCGCAGCAGGTCGAGAACGCCGCGGAAATCGCGATGGAACACAACCTCGGCCTGACCTGCGACCCTATCGGCGGGCTGGTGCAGATCCCCTGCATCGAACGCAACGCGATCGCCGCGGCGAAGGCCATCAACGCGGCCAAGATGGCCCTGTGGGGAGACGGCACGCACCGCGTCTCGCTCGACGAGGTCATCGTGACCATGCGCGAAACCGGCAAGGACATGAGCTCCAAATACAAGGAGACCGCCATGGGCGGACTCGCCGTCAACGTGGTGGAGTGCTGAGGCTCAGTTGTTCAGCGCCGCCCACAGGTTCAGGGACGAGGCGAACACGATCCAGCTCAGGTAGGGGAGCATCAGCAGCCCCGCGGCACGGCTGATCGGTCCGAATCTCAACACGGTGACGGCCACGGCGACCGCCAGCCCCACGATGATCACCAAGCCGATCCACAGCGCCGGTGTGCCGAGGGACGGGTACAAGGCGAAGAAGGCCGGCGTCCACAGCAGATTCAGCACCAGCTGGGCGCCGTAGACGGTGAGGGCGGCCCTTTTCCCGGGGGACCGACTGCGCCACACCAGCCAGGCGGCTACGGCCATCGCGATGTAGAGCAGTGTCCAGACCGGCCCGAAAAGCCAGTTCGGCGGGGACCACGGCGCCTTGTCCGCGGCGGCGTACCAGCCGTCGACGTTGGCTGCGGAGGCCAGCCCGCCGAGTGCCGCAACCAGTGCCGAAGCGCCCAGCAGCGCGAGCAGGACCAGCACCTGCGCAACGGGGCCCCGGGGATCCGGCCGTTCATGCATACCCCCAGAGTATTCCCGGTTCCGGCGGCTGGCACAGGGCCGCGGGACCCGGACCGCCCCGGCCCCCGATAGACTTGGGACTGCATGCCAGCCATGCCGCCGATGCTCGTACCGCAATGATTGGATGCCGCCCCCTTGCGTGAATTCACTGCCCGTTTTGCCTCAGCCGAAGAGATCGCCAACTGGGATGCCCACGTCACGGCGAACCCCAATGGCGGCAATCTCCTGCAATCGGAGGCCTTCGCCGAGGTCAAGCAGCACTTTGGCTGGAAGCCCCTGCACCTCGTCTATGAAACCGCTGACTACACGAGCTACAACCTCATCCTGGAGAAGTCCTTCCCGCTGCTCGGCAAGCTCTGGTACCTGATCAAGGGCCCGGACGTGGCGTCCGTCGAGGACGTCCCCGGGATCGCCGCGGCCAACGCCGAGTTTGTGAAACGCGCCCGGCTGGGAGTCTTCGCGATCAAAATCGAACCGGACATCGTCCTCTCCGAGGAGGCCCGGCGCGTCATCGAAGGTGCCGGCCTGGTCAAGACCCACAACCTGCAGCCCAACGACTCAACAGCACTGCTGGACATCTCCCCGGAGGAGAACCAGCTGCTGCGCAACCTGCACTCGCGCGGCCGCAACGCCGTCCGCCGCGCCATCCGGGAGGGCGTGGAGGTCCACAACGTGGACCCCACCGAAGAGAACTTCCGGGCCATGTACGCGCTGATGACCAACACGGTGGAAGCCAAGTCCCAGGTCCGGGTCCGCGAATACGAGTACTACCGCCAGTTCTGGACCAACTTCATCAAGCGCGACCAGGGACGGCTGTTGTTCGTCTATGAGGACGGCGTGCCCTCGGTGGGCGCATTCGTCATCAACTACGGCCGCAAGGGCACGTACAAGGATGGCGGCTCGCTGCAGAAGCGGAACCAGTACGGCGACTCCCACCTGGTGCAGTGGACGGCCATCAACCAGTTCAAGGAACTCGGCTGCACCGAATACGATTTCTGCGGCACGCCCCCCAGCGACCAGCTCAAGGACACGTCCAACCCGTTCCACGGTTTGGGCCTGTTCAAGACCAGCTTCAGCAAAACCGTCACGGACTTCGTCGGCTGCTACGACCAGGTCCTGAGCCCGCTGAAGTACAAGGCCTGGATGGCCGCCGGGGAGCGCGTCGCCCGGCAGCTGTACACGCGGCGCACGGGCCAGCAGTTCTACTAAACCGGACGCCACGGACCAGTTGAGGACGCCGGAATGACCAAGGAAACCGACGGGCAGCGGAGGCCGCACACCGACGGACTGCCCAAGACCGAGCCGATGTCGCCCCTGCAGGTGCGGCAGAACGCCGCCGCCAAACGCATGCTCCGCAGGCTGGTCCAGGGCGAAAACCCGCCGACGGCCCCGCTGAGCATCGTCGACCGGCTGGCCGGCAGTCCGTACGCCAACCCGATGATCCAGGTCGGCGGCGTGGACGCGTCCGCCCGCAAGACCATCGACTTTGCCCTCAAGCTGGCCGAATCGATGTTCCGGTACGGTGCCGGGGCCCTCGAAGTGGAGACCAGCATCATCGCCATCACGGCCGCGCTGGGGTTGAAGAACATCGAGGTGGACATCACTAACCAGTCAGTGGCCATCAACTACGCGCCCAAGGACCAGACGCCCATCTCGCTGCTGCGCGTCGTGCGGTCCTGGACCAACAACTACGCCGGCCTGGCCGAGGTGCACCAGCTGGTCACGGAGATCGTGGCCGGCGGGGTCGGCCGCGAGGAAGCGGTGCGCCGGCTCGACGAGATCACGCACAGCCCGAAACCCTTCCCGCGCTGGATGGTCACCGTTGCCTTCGGCGTCTTCTCGGCAGTTTTCGTCGGCGTGCTGGGCGGGGGCCTCGCAGCCTCCGGGGTCGCCTTCCTGTCCAACCTGCTGATCAGCCTGCTGGCGCGGCAACTGGGCCGCTGGCGCACGCCGGACTTCTTCATCACGGCAGCGTGTTCCTTCGTGGTCACGCTGATCGCGTTGCTGCTGTGGCGGTTCGGCGGCAGCGTCGGAATCCAGATCGCCCCCGCCATCGTGGTGGTCGGCGGGATTCTCCTGCTGCTCCCCACCGGCCGGCTCGTCTCCTCGGTGCAGGACGCGATCAACGGCTTCCCGGTCACGGCCGCCGGCCGGTTCCTGTCCACCATGCTGACCTTCGGAGCCCTCGTCGCGGGAATCGCGGTCGGCTTCGTCGTGGGGGCGATGAGCGGGATGAAAGCCATCGATGTCACCGAAACATTCCCGCCGGTCTATCCCTTGTGGGCGCTCGTGCCGCTGGTCGCCATAGCCGTGGTCGCGATCGGCGTGACCGAACAGACCTCACTGAAGCTGTTGCTGCCGACGGCGGCCGTCGGCGTCGTCGGACACCTCGTGTTGATCGGCGGGACGGCCGCGGGCATCGGCCCCCGGTTTGCTCCGGCCCTGGCGGCCGTCGTCATCGGTCTGCTGGCCCGGGTGGTGGCGCTCCGGATGGGAGCCCCGCAGCTGGTCGTGGCCGTGCCTGCGGCGCTCATCCTGCTGCCCGGGTTGACTATATTCCGGTCCATGTATGTATTGACGATCGAGGAATCCGAGATCCTGATGGGCGCCGGCGGGATGCTCAACGCCGGGGCAATCGTGCTCGGCGTTGCGGCCGGCATTGTGCTCGGTGACACCCTGGCCCGGCCGCTGACCCGGAGCCTGGCCAGCAACGAACGGCGCCGGGCCCGCCGCCGCTAGCCTGCCCGGCAGCCGCCTGGCTGGCGCCATGCCCGGTCGCCCGGGGCCGGCGGGCCGGGACGAACGGCTAGATTTTGCCGATCGGCAGCTTCTTCTCGGCCTGGAAGTCGTCTTCCACCCGGCCCTGAGCCCAGTAGCCGGACAGCGAGACCTGGCCGCGCTCGAGGCCGCGCTGGGCGTAGAACACCTCGCGCAGGCCCTTCATGGAGCCGCGCTCACCGTGCGCGAAGACCTGGACGCGCCCCTCCGGCCACACGGCGTCGCGCACGGCGTCCACCAGCAGCGGGGTGCTGCCGGCCGGGGCGCCGCGGCGGGGGAGCCAGTGCAGTTCGAGGCCGGCGGGGGCGTCGAGGCCCAGGATGTCGGCCTCGCCGTCCACCTCCAGGAAGGCCAAGCCCCGGGCGTCCCGGGGCAGGGTCTCCACCGCGGCGCTGATCGCCGGCAGGGCCGACTCGTCACCCGCGAAGAGGTGCCAGTCGGCAGCGGGGTCCGGGTTGTAGCCCCCGCCCGGTCCGGTGAAGACGAGAGCGTCCCCGGCCTGGGCGGCCGCGGCCCACGGGCCGGCCAGGCCTTCGTCGCCGTGGATCACGAAGTCGATCGCGAGCTCGGCAGCGGCTTCGTCAACCCAGCGGACGGTGTAGGTCCGGGTGTGCGGCCACTGTTCGCGCGGAAAGGATTCCCGGATGGCCCAAAGGTCCAGCGGCTGCGGATAGTCGATCCCCGGCTGCGGGAAGGCAATCTTGACGTACCGGTCCACGTAGCCGTTGTCGACGTAGCCGGCGAAACCGGGGCCACCGGCAACGATCCGGACCATGTGCGGCGAGAGCTGCTCGCGCCGCAGGACCGTGAGGCTGGTCTGGGGCCGGGAGTTCCGGTTGGCGGTGGTGGCGGCGGGGAGCGAAGTCATGCGGCTAAGCCTAGCCAACAACGGCTCAGGGCAGCGGCGGCAGCTCCCAGTCCACCGTGCCGTCCCCCTGAGCGGTGAGGAGCTCATTGACCCGGCTGAAGGGCCGGGAGCCGAAGAACCCCCGGGAAGCCGAGAGGGGGCTGGGGTGGGCGCTGGCAATCACGGCGGTGGACCCGAGCAGCGGCCGCACCCCCTCCGCTTCCTTGCCCCAGAGGACCGCGACCAGCGGAGCCGGGGCGCCGTCGTCGGAGCACCGGTGCGTCACGGCGGTGATGGCGGCGGCTGTCACGGCTTCCCAGCCCTTGCGGCGGTGCGACCCGGCCCCGCCGGCCCGGACGCTGAGGACCCTGTTGAGCAGGAGCACTCCCTGTTCCGCCCAGCGGCCCAGGTCGCCGTGGACCCGCGGCGGCAGCCCAAGGTCGGCCTCGAGCTCCTTATAGATGTTGGCCAGGCTGCGCGGGATCGGCCGGGTGGCACCGTCCACGGCGAAGGACAACCCCACGGCGTGGCCCGGGGTGGGGTAGGGGTCCTGGCCGACAATCAGCACCCGGACGCCGGCGAGCGGCTGGCGGAAGGCGCGCAGCAGGTTCGACGGCGCCGGCAAGACCTCGTGGCCGCCGGCCACCTCGGCGGCGAGGAACCCCAGGACCGCCCGGAGGTTCGTCTCGACCGGCGCGAGTGCGGCCGCCCAGTCCGGCGCCATGAGTTCGTCCAGCGGCTGCCGCGCCATATCGGCGAAGCCCGCCGTCCCGGCAGCCGCCGGTTCGAGCTGGAACAGAGCATCGGGCTGCGACGAATTAGGCACGATCCCATTGTCGCAGGACGCCCCGCGACCTGCCCGTTAAATGACAAGCCTGTTATTCGGCCGTAGCATGTGGGGGAGAACTATCGGAACGAGTCAGGGAGTGTGTCGTGGCCGAAGCAGCATCGGAGTACCTGCCGGCGGAGGGCGACCGGCTGTCGCCGGTCGCCGAAGACTCGCCGCTGAGCGGCCGGGACCAGCAGATGCTCGCCCTGGAGCGGCAGTGGTGGAAGTACGCCGGCGCCAAGGAACAGGCCATCCGGGAGCTTTTTGACCTGTCCGCCACGCACTACTACCAGATCCTCAATGCCTTGATCGATACCGAGGCGGCGCTGGCCCACGATCCCATGCTGGTCAAGAGATTGCGTAGACTACGTACGTCACGACAACGTGCCCGCACCGCCCGCCGTCTCGGCTCAGACGCTTAAACCCGCGGGAAATCCAGCCGGAGGCGCGCAAATTCGCGCAGTTACCGTCGGCGGGCCATCAGCCAGAAATCAGCAAGGACGTCGTTTTACCATGACCAAGTACGCTCGGGATGAATTTGATCGGGTCCCGGAGACCTCCACGCGCCAGGGTGTCCACCGGACGGCTTCCGCACCCCACTCCCGCCGGTTGGGTCCCATCCTCTCGTTTGGCGCCGCGGCCCTCGCGATCGGCCTCGTAGCCTTCCTCCTGCTGCCCAAGCTGGGCTTCGGCCCTGCCGGCGGATCGGCCATCACGGCGGACCAGGCCAGCAACAACGCCGCCACGTCGCAGGCCCCGAGCACGGCCGCGGCTGGCCCCACCCCTTCCGCCAGCGCCCAGCCGAGCGGCAGCATCGCCCCGGCGGCCTCGACGCCGTCCGCATCGACGGTCCCGAGCCCAGCCGTGGACAAAACCCAGCCGGTGGCGATCTACAACGGAACCGCGACGGCGGGGCTGGCCGGCCGCGTCGGATCCACGGTCACCTCCGCAGGGTGGGTCCTTGGCCCGCTCGGCAACTGGGGCGGCGCCCGCCAGCAGACCTCGGTGGTCTTCTACAACGGCCCGGCACAGAAGGCGAACGCCGAAGCACTGGGCTCGCTCCTGGGAATCGGCACCCTCGTGGATTCGGCCGAACTCAAGATGCCCCTCGTCGTCGTCCTGGGTCCCGGCTTCAAGTAGCACCGGCCGCCGGCGTCGGTTACGCCTCAATAACTATCCGCGCGGTCCCGGGCCCGGTCCGCACCCCGGTGGAAGGCTGTGGGTAG
The nucleotide sequence above comes from Arthrobacter sp. KBS0702. Encoded proteins:
- a CDS encoding TspO/MBR family protein, whose protein sequence is MHERPDPRGPVAQVLVLLALLGASALVAALGGLASAANVDGWYAAADKAPWSPPNWLFGPVWTLLYIAMAVAAWLVWRSRSPGKRAALTVYGAQLVLNLLWTPAFFALYPSLGTPALWIGLVIIVGLAVAVAVTVLRFGPISRAAGLLMLPYLSWIVFASSLNLWAALNN
- a CDS encoding peptidoglycan bridge formation glycyltransferase FemA/FemB family protein produces the protein MREFTARFASAEEIANWDAHVTANPNGGNLLQSEAFAEVKQHFGWKPLHLVYETADYTSYNLILEKSFPLLGKLWYLIKGPDVASVEDVPGIAAANAEFVKRARLGVFAIKIEPDIVLSEEARRVIEGAGLVKTHNLQPNDSTALLDISPEENQLLRNLHSRGRNAVRRAIREGVEVHNVDPTEENFRAMYALMTNTVEAKSQVRVREYEYYRQFWTNFIKRDQGRLLFVYEDGVPSVGAFVINYGRKGTYKDGGSLQKRNQYGDSHLVQWTAINQFKELGCTEYDFCGTPPSDQLKDTSNPFHGLGLFKTSFSKTVTDFVGCYDQVLSPLKYKAWMAAGERVARQLYTRRTGQQFY
- a CDS encoding threonine/serine exporter ThrE family protein is translated as MTKETDGQRRPHTDGLPKTEPMSPLQVRQNAAAKRMLRRLVQGENPPTAPLSIVDRLAGSPYANPMIQVGGVDASARKTIDFALKLAESMFRYGAGALEVETSIIAITAALGLKNIEVDITNQSVAINYAPKDQTPISLLRVVRSWTNNYAGLAEVHQLVTEIVAGGVGREEAVRRLDEITHSPKPFPRWMVTVAFGVFSAVFVGVLGGGLAASGVAFLSNLLISLLARQLGRWRTPDFFITAACSFVVTLIALLLWRFGGSVGIQIAPAIVVVGGILLLLPTGRLVSSVQDAINGFPVTAAGRFLSTMLTFGALVAGIAVGFVVGAMSGMKAIDVTETFPPVYPLWALVPLVAIAVVAIGVTEQTSLKLLLPTAAVGVVGHLVLIGGTAAGIGPRFAPALAAVVIGLLARVVALRMGAPQLVVAVPAALILLPGLTIFRSMYVLTIEESEILMGAGGMLNAGAIVLGVAAGIVLGDTLARPLTRSLASNERRRARRR
- a CDS encoding siderophore-interacting protein, with amino-acid sequence MTSLPAATTANRNSRPQTSLTVLRREQLSPHMVRIVAGGPGFAGYVDNGYVDRYVKIAFPQPGIDYPQPLDLWAIRESFPREQWPHTRTYTVRWVDEAAAELAIDFVIHGDEGLAGPWAAAAQAGDALVFTGPGGGYNPDPAADWHLFAGDESALPAISAAVETLPRDARGLAFLEVDGEADILGLDAPAGLELHWLPRRGAPAGSTPLLVDAVRDAVWPEGRVQVFAHGERGSMKGLREVFYAQRGLERGQVSLSGYWAQGRVEDDFQAEKKLPIGKI
- a CDS encoding uracil-DNA glycosylase, with product MARQPLDELMAPDWAAALAPVETNLRAVLGFLAAEVAGGHEVLPAPSNLLRAFRQPLAGVRVLIVGQDPYPTPGHAVGLSFAVDGATRPIPRSLANIYKELEADLGLPPRVHGDLGRWAEQGVLLLNRVLSVRAGGAGSHRRKGWEAVTAAAITAVTHRCSDDGAPAPLVAVLWGKEAEGVRPLLGSTAVIASAHPSPLSASRGFFGSRPFSRVNELLTAQGDGTVDWELPPLP
- a CDS encoding DUF3263 domain-containing protein, producing MAEAASEYLPAEGDRLSPVAEDSPLSGRDQQMLALERQWWKYAGAKEQAIRELFDLSATHYYQILNALIDTEAALAHDPMLVKRLRRLRTSRQRARTARRLGSDA
- a CDS encoding LytR C-terminal domain-containing protein produces the protein MTKYARDEFDRVPETSTRQGVHRTASAPHSRRLGPILSFGAAALAIGLVAFLLLPKLGFGPAGGSAITADQASNNAATSQAPSTAAAGPTPSASAQPSGSIAPAASTPSASTVPSPAVDKTQPVAIYNGTATAGLAGRVGSTVTSAGWVLGPLGNWGGARQQTSVVFYNGPAQKANAEALGSLLGIGTLVDSAELKMPLVVVLGPGFK